A part of Salvelinus alpinus chromosome 5, SLU_Salpinus.1, whole genome shotgun sequence genomic DNA contains:
- the LOC139575262 gene encoding golgin subfamily A member 6-like protein 22 — MELGGERRGHTQMDGEQEDDPGRRDDGPKKKRRLRDKNTKDKVKEKDHKVKEKDHKVKAKDHKVKEKDHKVKEKDHKVKEKDHKVKEKDHKVKEKDHKVKEKDHKVKEKDHKVKEKDHKVKEKDHKVKEKDHKVKEKDHKIKEKDHKVKEKDHKVKEKDHKVKEKDHKVKEKDHKVKEKDHKVKEKDHKVKEKDHKVKEKDHKVKEKDHKVKEKDHKVKEKDHKVKEKDHKVKEKDHKVKEKDHKVKEKDHKVKEKDHKVKEKDHKIKEKDHKVKEKDHKVKEKDHKVKEKDHKVKEKDHKVKEKDHKVKEKDHKVKEKDHKVKEKDHKVKEKDHKVKEKDHKVKEKDHKVKEKDHKVKEKDHKVKEKDHKVKEKDHKVKEKDHKVKAKDHKVKEKDHKVKEKDHKVKEKDHKVKEKDHKVKEKDHKVKEKDHKVKEKDHKVKEKDHKVKEKDHKVKEKDHKVKEKDHKIKEKDHKVKEKDHKVKEMDHKVKEKDHKVKEKDHKVKEKDHKDKEKDHKVKEKDHKVKEKDHKVKEKDHKVKEKDHKVKEKDHKVKEKDHKVKEKDQKVKEKDHKVKEKDHKVKEKDHKVKEKDHKVKEKDHKVKEKDHKVKEKDHKVKEKDHKIKEKDHKVKEKDHKVKEKDHKVKEKDHKVKEKDHKVKEKDHKVKEKDHKVKEKDHKVKEKDHKVKEKDHKVKEKDHKVKEKDHKVKEKDHKVKEKDHKVKEKDHKVKEKDHKVKEKDHKVKEKDHKVKEKDHKVKEKDHKVKEKDHKVKEKDHKVKEKVKNAKWEAFKSAVKFKSKLK, encoded by the exons ATGGAgcttggaggagagaggaggggacacacacagatggacgGAGAGCAGGAAGACGACCCTGGAAGAAGGGATGATGGACCGAAGAAGAAGAGAAGGTTAAGAGATAAAAACACCAAGGATAAGGTGAAAGAGAAGGATCACAAGGTCAAAGAGAAGGATCACAAGGTCAAAGCGAAGGATCACAAGGTCAAAGAGAAGGATCACAAGGTGAAAGAGAAGGATCACAAGGTGAAAGAGAAGGATCACAAGGTCAAAGAGAAGGATCACAAGGTCAAAGAGAAGGATCACAAGGTCAAAGAGAAGGATCACAAGGTCAAAGAGAAGGATCACAAGGTGAAAGAGAAGGATCACAAGGTCAAAGAGAAGGATCACAAGGTCAAAGAGAAGGATCACAAGGTCAAAGAGAAGGATCACAAAATCAAAGAGAAGGATCACAAGGTCAAAGAGAAGGATCACAAGGTCAAAGAGAAGGATCACAAGGTCAAAGAGAAGGATCACAAGGTCAAAGAGAAGGATCACAAGGTCAAAGAGAAGGATCACAAGGTCAAAGAGAAGGATCACAAGGTCAAAGAGAAGGATCACAAGGTCAAAGAGAAGGATCACAAGGTCAAAGAGAAGGATCACAAGGTGAAAGAGAAGGATCACAAGGTCAAAGAGAAGGATCACAAGGTCAAAGAGAAGGATCACAAGGTGAAAGAGAAGGATCACAAG GTGAAAGAGAAGGATCACAAGGTCAAAGAGAAGGATCACAAGGTCAAAGAGAAGGATCACAAGGTCAAAGAGAAGGATCACAAGATCAAAGAGAAGGATCACAAGGTCAAAGAGAAGGATCACAAGGTCAAAGAGAAGGATCACAAGGTCAAAGAGAAGGATCACAAGGTCAAAGAGAAGGATCACAAGGTCAAAGAGAAGGATCACAAGGTCAAAGAGAAGGATCACAAGGTCAAAGAGAAGGATCACAAGGTCAAAGAGAAGGATCACAAGGTGAAAGAGAAGGATCACAAGGTGAAAGAGAAGGATCACAAGGTGAAAGAGAAGGATCACAAGGTCAAAGAGAAGGATCACAAGGTCAAAGAGAAGGATCACAAGGTCAAAGAGAAGGATCACAAGGTCAAAGAGAAGGATCACAAGGTCAAAGAGAAGGATCACAAGGTCAAAGCGAAGGATCACAAGGTCAAAGAGAAGGATCACAAGGTGAAAGAGAAGGATCACAAGGTGAAAGAGAAGGATCACAAGGTCAAAGAGAAGGATCACAAGGTCAAAGAGAAGGATCACAAGGTCAAAGAGAAGGATCACAAGGTCAAAGAGAAGGATCACAAGGTGAAAGAGAAGGATCACAAGGTCAAAGAGAAGGATCACAAGGTCAAAGAGAAGGATCACAAGGTCAAAGAGAAGGATCACAAGATCAAAGAGAAGGATCACAAGGTCAAAGAGAAGGATCACAAGGTCAAAGAGATGGATCACAAGGTCAAAGAGAAGGATCACAAGGTCAAAGAGAAGGATCACAAGGTCAAAGAGAAGGATCACAAGGACAAAGAGAAGGATCACAAGGTCAAAGAGAAGGATCACAAGGTCAAAGAGAAGGATCACAAGGTCAAAGAGAAGGATCACAAGGTCAAAGAGAAGGATCACAAGGTGAAAGAGAAGGATCACAAGGTCAAAGAGAAGGATCACAAGGTCAAAGAGAAGGATCAGAAGGTGAAAGAGAAGGATCACAAGGTGAAAGAGAAGGATCACAAGGTCAAAGAGAAGGATCACAAGGTGAAAGAGAAGGATCACAAGGTGAAAGAGAAGGATCACAAGGTCAAAGAGAAGGATCACAAGGTCAAAGAGAAGGATCACAAGGTCAAAGAGAAGGATCACAAGATCAAAGAGAAGGATCACAAGGTCAAAGAGAAGGATCACAAGGTCAAAGAGAAGGATCACAAGGTCAAAGAGAAGGATCACAAGGTCAAAGAGAAGGATCACAAGGTGAAAGAGAAGGATCACAAGGTCAAAGAGAAGGATCACAAGGTCAAAGAGAAGGATCACAAGGTCAAAGAGAAGGATCACAAGGTCAAAGAGAAGGATCACAAGGTCAAAGAGAAGGATCACAAGGTGAAAGAGAAGGATCACAAGGTCAAAGAGAAGGATCACAAGGTGAAAGAGAAGGATCACAAGGTCAAAGAGAAGGATCACAAGGTCAAAGAGAAGGATCACAAGGTCAAAGAGAAGGATCACAAGGTCAAAGAGAAGGATCACAAGGTCAAAGAGAAGGATCACAAGGTGAAAGAGAAGGATCACAAGGTCAAAGAGAAGGATCACAAGGTCAAAGAGAAGGATCACAAGGTCAAAGAGAAGGTCAAAAATGCCAAATGGGAGGCATTCAAATCTGCTGTGAAATTCAAATCCAAATTGAAATAA
- the wt1b gene encoding WT1 transcription factor b isoform X2, whose protein sequence is MLTEPYGMMGSMGSEVRDLSSLLPLVPSVPSLPVSSGGCGLPVGGAPQWAPYLDLHPGSPYGSLPSHHSLIKQEPGWGSTDPLEDPHCGLGAFTLHFSGQFTGTSPCRVGAFGEPAPSQSRVFPNGAYLPGCVDSPPTHRNQGYGTVGLDGAPSYAHTASHHSPQFSSHSFKHEDILSPPTTMGDQQYPAPPPMFGCHPSSENCPTSQALLLRNYNSDNLYQMASQLECVAWNPANTLSTIKSHGTGYESDPTALPPPVVLSCSAQYHIHTHGLFRGLQDVRRVPGITPSVVRSSETNEKRPFMCAYPGCNKRYFKLSHLQMHGRKHTGEKPYQCDFTDCGRRFSRSDQLKRHQRRHTGVKPFQCETCQRKFSRSDHLKTHTRTHTGEKPFTCRWSSCQKKFARSDELVRHHSMHQRNLIKLQSAI, encoded by the exons ATGCTGACAGAGCCGTATGGGATGATGGGGTCCATGGGTTCCGAGGTGCGAGACCTGAGCTCTCTCTTACCCCTGGTGCCCTCTGTACCCTCCCTACCAGTGAGCAGCGGGGGCTGTGGCCTGCCCGTTGGGGGTGCCCCTCAGTGGGCACCTTACCTCGACCTCCACCCTGGCTCTCCCTACGGTTCCCTGCCCTCCCACCACTCCCTCATCAAGCAGGAGCCCGGCTGGGGCTCCACGGACCCTCTGGAGGACCCTCACTGTGGCCTGGGGGCCTTCACGTTGCACTTCTCTGGCCAGTTCACTGGGACAAGCCCCTGTAGGGTTGGGGCCTTCGGTGAGCCAGCTCCAAGCCAGTCCAGGGTGTTTCCTAATGGAGCCTACCTCCCAGGCTGTGTGGACAGCCCGCCAACCCACAGGAACCAGG GTTATGGGACAGTAGGTCTGGACGGGGCTCCCAGCTATGCTCACACTGCGTCTCACCACTCCCCTCAGTTCTCCAGTCATTCCTTCAAACACGAGGACATCCTGTCACCTCCAACTACCATGG GTGACCAGCAGTACCCTGCCCCTCCCCCTATGTTTGGTTGCCACCCCTCCTCAGAGAACTGTCCAACCAGCCAGGCTCTACTGCTGAGGAACTATAACAG TGATAACTTGTACCAGATGGCCTCTCAGCTGGAGTGTGTCGCGTGGAACCCTGCTAACACACTGTCCACCATCAAAAG TCATGGGACAGGATATGAGAGTGACCCCACGGCCCTCCCTCCTCCGGTGGTCCTCAGCTGTAGTGCCCAGTACCACATCCACACACACGGCCTCTTCAGAGGACTACAG gatGTGCGGCGGGTGCCTGGTATCACACCGTCTGTGGTGAGGTCATCAGAGACCAATGAGAAGCGTCCGTTTATGTGTGCCTACCCCGGCTGCAATAAGAGATACTTCAAACTTTCCCACCTGCAGATGCATGGCAGGAAACACACGG GAGAAAAGCCGTATCAGTGTGACTTCACAGACTGCGGACGGAGATTCTCCAGGTCAGATCAACTGAAGAGACACCAACGCAGACACACAG gaGTGAAACCCTTCCAGTGTGAGACGTGTCAGAGGAAGTTTTCCCGGTCAGACCATCTGAAGACACACACTCGGACACATACAG gtgAGAAGCCCTTTACATGCCGCTGGTCCAGCTGTCAGAAGAAGTTTGCCAGGTCTGATGAGTTAGTTCGCCACCACAGCATGCACCAGAGGAACCTGATCAAATTACAGTCTGCCATCTGA
- the wt1b gene encoding WT1 transcription factor b isoform X1 yields the protein MLTEPYGMMGSMGSEVRDLSSLLPLVPSVPSLPVSSGGCGLPVGGAPQWAPYLDLHPGSPYGSLPSHHSLIKQEPGWGSTDPLEDPHCGLGAFTLHFSGQFTGTSPCRVGAFGEPAPSQSRVFPNGAYLPGCVDSPPTHRNQGYGTVGLDGAPSYAHTASHHSPQFSSHSFKHEDILSPPTTMGDQQYPAPPPMFGCHPSSENCPTSQALLLRNYNSDNLYQMASQLECVAWNPANTLSTIKSHGTGYESDPTALPPPVVLSCSAQYHIHTHGLFRGLQDVRRVPGITPSVVRSSETNEKRPFMCAYPGCNKRYFKLSHLQMHGRKHTGEKPYQCDFTDCGRRFSRSDQLKRHQRRHTGVKPFQCETCQRKFSRSDHLKTHTRTHTGKTSEKPFTCRWSSCQKKFARSDELVRHHSMHQRNLIKLQSAI from the exons ATGCTGACAGAGCCGTATGGGATGATGGGGTCCATGGGTTCCGAGGTGCGAGACCTGAGCTCTCTCTTACCCCTGGTGCCCTCTGTACCCTCCCTACCAGTGAGCAGCGGGGGCTGTGGCCTGCCCGTTGGGGGTGCCCCTCAGTGGGCACCTTACCTCGACCTCCACCCTGGCTCTCCCTACGGTTCCCTGCCCTCCCACCACTCCCTCATCAAGCAGGAGCCCGGCTGGGGCTCCACGGACCCTCTGGAGGACCCTCACTGTGGCCTGGGGGCCTTCACGTTGCACTTCTCTGGCCAGTTCACTGGGACAAGCCCCTGTAGGGTTGGGGCCTTCGGTGAGCCAGCTCCAAGCCAGTCCAGGGTGTTTCCTAATGGAGCCTACCTCCCAGGCTGTGTGGACAGCCCGCCAACCCACAGGAACCAGG GTTATGGGACAGTAGGTCTGGACGGGGCTCCCAGCTATGCTCACACTGCGTCTCACCACTCCCCTCAGTTCTCCAGTCATTCCTTCAAACACGAGGACATCCTGTCACCTCCAACTACCATGG GTGACCAGCAGTACCCTGCCCCTCCCCCTATGTTTGGTTGCCACCCCTCCTCAGAGAACTGTCCAACCAGCCAGGCTCTACTGCTGAGGAACTATAACAG TGATAACTTGTACCAGATGGCCTCTCAGCTGGAGTGTGTCGCGTGGAACCCTGCTAACACACTGTCCACCATCAAAAG TCATGGGACAGGATATGAGAGTGACCCCACGGCCCTCCCTCCTCCGGTGGTCCTCAGCTGTAGTGCCCAGTACCACATCCACACACACGGCCTCTTCAGAGGACTACAG gatGTGCGGCGGGTGCCTGGTATCACACCGTCTGTGGTGAGGTCATCAGAGACCAATGAGAAGCGTCCGTTTATGTGTGCCTACCCCGGCTGCAATAAGAGATACTTCAAACTTTCCCACCTGCAGATGCATGGCAGGAAACACACGG GAGAAAAGCCGTATCAGTGTGACTTCACAGACTGCGGACGGAGATTCTCCAGGTCAGATCAACTGAAGAGACACCAACGCAGACACACAG gaGTGAAACCCTTCCAGTGTGAGACGTGTCAGAGGAAGTTTTCCCGGTCAGACCATCTGAAGACACACACTCGGACACATACAGGTAAAACAA gtgAGAAGCCCTTTACATGCCGCTGGTCCAGCTGTCAGAAGAAGTTTGCCAGGTCTGATGAGTTAGTTCGCCACCACAGCATGCACCAGAGGAACCTGATCAAATTACAGTCTGCCATCTGA